A window of Campylobacter lari subsp. lari contains these coding sequences:
- a CDS encoding DUF3972 domain-containing protein, producing MQTYLKLKEFCQLVHLSEDVVKGMMANGALNFKEEEGEIYIEANQGTFSVVPTSSKQPAMVNSMTLAGESFVEKTIGTILNLHEKVLDAKDETLEALKGENKFLKDALYSMQELYDEDRKTIENLNEQLKYARNEVEFLKRKYKMMWNKTVEIYANSPEKPEEIKEEK from the coding sequence ATGCAAACTTACTTGAAGTTAAAAGAATTTTGTCAATTAGTGCATTTAAGCGAAGATGTTGTAAAAGGAATGATGGCAAATGGTGCTTTAAATTTCAAAGAAGAAGAGGGTGAAATTTATATTGAGGCTAATCAAGGAACATTTAGCGTGGTTCCAACAAGCTCAAAGCAACCTGCTATGGTAAATTCTATGACTTTAGCAGGAGAGAGTTTTGTGGAAAAAACCATAGGAACTATTTTAAACTTACATGAAAAAGTTCTTGATGCTAAAGATGAGACTTTAGAAGCTTTAAAGGGTGAGAATAAATTTTTAAAAGATGCTCTTTATTCTATGCAAGAACTTTATGATGAGGATAGAAAAACTATAGAAAATCTTAACGAGCAACTCAAATATGCGCGCAATGAAGTGGAATTTCTAAAAAGAAAATATAAAATGATGTGGAATAAAACAGTAGAAATATATGCAAATTCACCTGAAAAGCCAGAAGAAATAAAGGAAGAAAAATGA
- the purE gene encoding 5-(carboxyamino)imidazole ribonucleotide mutase — protein sequence MKFVSILMGSKSDYDIVKEALGILEKFDVKYEVLITSAHRSPQRTQEYIKNAEEKGAKVFIAAAGMAAHLAGAVAAHTTKPVLGIPMPGSNLASMDSLFSTVQMPSGIPVATLAIGKAGAINAAYLAVQILAIEDESLAQKLLEDRQKQQEKLIQDSNAIEVFL from the coding sequence ATGAAATTTGTTTCTATATTGATGGGAAGTAAGAGTGATTATGATATAGTAAAAGAAGCTTTGGGAATTTTGGAAAAATTTGATGTAAAATACGAAGTTTTAATCACTTCAGCACACAGAAGTCCTCAAAGAACCCAAGAATACATTAAAAATGCAGAAGAAAAAGGTGCAAAAGTGTTTATTGCAGCAGCAGGTATGGCAGCACATTTAGCTGGAGCTGTTGCAGCACATACAACAAAACCTGTTTTAGGTATACCTATGCCAGGAAGTAATTTAGCAAGTATGGATTCTTTATTTTCTACTGTGCAAATGCCAAGTGGAATTCCTGTGGCGACTTTAGCTATAGGTAAAGCAGGGGCTATTAATGCAGCTTATTTAGCTGTGCAAATTTTAGCTATAGAAGATGAGTCTTTAGCACAAAAATTATTAGAAGATAGACAAAAACAACAAGAAAAATTAATCCAAGATTCAAATGCGATTGAAGTTTTTCTTTAA
- a CDS encoding peptidase U32 family protein: protein MIIPEIVAPAGNFTKLKIALAYGADAVYAGVSNFSLRARTARDFNYETFKEAIDYTHARGKKIYVTINGFHFSSQIEGLKRHILKLKEMKPDAFIVASVGAMRLVKELAPEINLHVSTQANILNYLDAQVYKDMGAKRVVIARELGLKDAKDLKNNCDIELESFVHGSMCFAYSGRCLISSVQSGRMSNRGSCANDCRFNYELYAKNPETNTLFRLEEDENGTHVFNSKDLNLSSYIQKIMQENCIHAFKIEGRTKSEYYVALTTRTYKMAVEDVLQNTFDASKYEKEIHTLKHRGFTDGYLVSRAYEKTDSINHNTSIEEGTHQVHAISEDGEFFKCKGKIELGKEYEILAPVNSNIELGENKLGMIYENEGKKFIVFKQLLAKNNKEFNEIHSGNENEIALPFKLPEFSFLRRGVE, encoded by the coding sequence ATGATTATTCCTGAAATAGTAGCTCCTGCAGGAAATTTCACAAAATTAAAAATAGCATTAGCTTATGGAGCTGATGCTGTTTATGCGGGAGTTAGCAACTTTTCATTAAGAGCAAGAACTGCAAGAGATTTTAATTATGAAACTTTTAAAGAGGCTATTGATTATACTCATGCAAGAGGAAAAAAAATTTATGTAACCATTAATGGTTTTCATTTTAGCTCGCAAATTGAAGGGTTAAAAAGACATATTTTAAAATTAAAAGAAATGAAACCTGATGCTTTTATAGTAGCTTCAGTTGGTGCTATGCGTTTGGTAAAAGAACTTGCACCTGAAATTAATCTTCATGTATCCACTCAAGCAAATATTTTAAATTATTTAGATGCTCAAGTTTATAAAGACATGGGTGCAAAGCGTGTTGTTATAGCAAGGGAGCTTGGTTTAAAAGATGCAAAAGATTTAAAAAATAATTGTGATATCGAGCTTGAAAGTTTTGTGCATGGTTCTATGTGCTTTGCATATTCTGGTAGATGTTTGATAAGCTCAGTGCAAAGTGGACGCATGAGTAATCGCGGCTCTTGTGCAAATGATTGTAGATTTAATTATGAATTATACGCTAAAAATCCAGAAACCAATACACTTTTTAGATTAGAAGAAGATGAAAATGGCACACATGTATTTAATTCTAAAGATTTAAATTTAAGTTCATATATACAAAAAATTATGCAAGAAAATTGTATTCATGCTTTTAAAATTGAAGGAAGAACAAAAAGTGAATACTATGTGGCTTTGACTACAAGAACTTATAAAATGGCAGTAGAGGATGTATTGCAAAATACTTTTGATGCGAGTAAATATGAAAAAGAAATCCATACTTTAAAACATAGAGGTTTTACGGATGGATATTTAGTCTCAAGGGCATATGAAAAAACTGATTCAATTAACCATAATACAAGCATAGAAGAAGGTACGCATCAAGTGCATGCTATTAGTGAAGATGGTGAGTTTTTTAAATGCAAAGGTAAAATAGAGCTAGGAAAAGAATATGAAATTTTAGCTCCAGTTAATTCTAATATAGAATTAGGAGAAAATAAGCTAGGGATGATTTATGAAAACGAAGGAAAGAAATTTATAGTTTTTAAGCAATTACTAGCCAAAAATAATAAAGAATTTAATGAAATTCACAGCGGTAATGAAAATGAAATTGCTTTACCGTTTAAGCTTCCAGAATTTAGCTTTTTAAGAAGGGGTGTTGAATGA
- a CDS encoding chemotaxis protein yields the protein MTQEELDALMNSTEDLDLDSVEETETKPETEYEDEEKNQQIVNDMINGDYKARADMAWPPPPPSKEHKVVHQLDDVTRDSEIKATEMMEKLEAINDFFANSENELCVISEALNKNIEIFEKLNAKFPNVTSFKEAIETNNNAKNIIDEITGCLQTGQDEVMMAMDAMQYQDIHRQKIERVINVMRALSRYMSSLFEGKIDDEKRVGSAVHIEGDTTADVVSNDDIEALIASLGKK from the coding sequence ATGACTCAAGAAGAATTAGATGCTTTAATGAATAGTACTGAAGATTTAGATCTTGATTCTGTAGAAGAAACAGAAACAAAACCTGAGACAGAATATGAGGATGAGGAAAAAAATCAGCAAATTGTAAATGATATGATTAATGGTGATTATAAAGCAAGAGCGGATATGGCATGGCCACCACCACCACCAAGCAAAGAACATAAAGTTGTGCATCAGCTTGATGATGTTACAAGAGATAGTGAGATTAAAGCTACTGAAATGATGGAAAAATTAGAAGCTATAAATGATTTCTTTGCGAATTCAGAAAATGAGCTTTGTGTGATTAGCGAGGCTTTGAATAAAAATATAGAAATTTTTGAAAAATTAAATGCTAAATTTCCTAATGTTACAAGCTTTAAAGAAGCTATAGAAACTAACAATAATGCTAAAAATATTATAGATGAAATCACAGGTTGTTTGCAAACTGGACAAGATGAGGTTATGATGGCAATGGATGCTATGCAATATCAAGATATTCATCGTCAAAAAATCGAACGTGTTATTAATGTTATGAGAGCTTTAAGTAGATATATGAGTAGTCTATTTGAAGGTAAAATTGATGATGAAAAACGTGTAGGATCTGCTGTACATATTGAAGGGGATACAACTGCTGATGTTGTAAGTAATGATGATATTGAGGCATTAATCGCAAGTTTAGGAAAAAAATGA
- the glnA gene encoding type I glutamate--ammonia ligase: MGKFVNNIDEFFSYCQEHEVLFVDFRFTDMIGTWHHITYNIKAIDDKTFENGIPFDASSLHGWQPIEKSDMILKPDVKSAFLDPFTADPTIIVICDVYDIYKDQMYEKCPRSIAKKAMQHLSTSNIADTAYFGPENEFFIFDNVKIVDSSHCAKYEVDTEEGEWNDNKDFADSYNSGHRPRNKGGYFPVSPVDSSVDIRSEMVQVLERVGLKVFVHHHEVAQGQAEIGVEFGNLVEAADNVQIYKYVVKMVAHLNGKTATFMPKPLYGDNGSGMHVHMSLWKDGVNLFYDKEGYGKLSECAINYIGGILANARSVAAFTNPSSNSYKRIVPGFEAPCILTYSCQNRSASCRVPYGINEKSARVEIRFPDSTSNPYLAFTSLLMAGLDGIKNKTIPVGPMDENLFALTLDEIREKGIEQLPHTLRGSLEALIRKNAFLKPVMSDVFIDDYQHMKFETQVWPVEARPTAYEFKTCYSC, encoded by the coding sequence ATGGGTAAGTTTGTAAATAATATTGATGAGTTTTTTAGTTATTGTCAAGAACATGAAGTTTTATTCGTTGACTTTAGATTTACTGATATGATAGGCACTTGGCACCATATCACTTATAATATAAAAGCGATTGATGATAAAACTTTTGAAAATGGAATTCCTTTTGATGCAAGTTCTTTGCATGGTTGGCAACCCATAGAAAAATCGGATATGATTTTAAAACCTGATGTTAAAAGTGCTTTTTTAGATCCATTTACAGCAGATCCTACTATCATAGTAATTTGTGATGTATATGATATTTATAAAGATCAAATGTATGAAAAATGTCCAAGAAGTATTGCCAAAAAAGCAATGCAACACTTAAGTACAAGCAATATCGCTGACACTGCTTATTTTGGTCCTGAGAATGAGTTTTTTATTTTTGATAATGTAAAAATAGTTGATTCTTCCCATTGTGCAAAATATGAAGTAGATACCGAAGAAGGTGAGTGGAATGATAATAAAGATTTCGCAGATAGTTACAATAGTGGACATCGTCCAAGAAATAAAGGCGGATATTTTCCTGTAAGTCCTGTAGATTCTAGTGTGGATATTCGTTCTGAAATGGTTCAAGTTTTAGAAAGAGTTGGTTTAAAAGTTTTTGTTCATCACCATGAAGTAGCACAAGGTCAAGCTGAGATTGGTGTAGAATTTGGAAATTTAGTTGAAGCTGCTGATAATGTGCAAATTTATAAATATGTAGTAAAAATGGTCGCACATTTAAATGGAAAAACAGCTACTTTTATGCCAAAACCACTCTATGGAGATAATGGAAGTGGTATGCATGTGCATATGAGTCTTTGGAAAGATGGAGTAAATTTATTCTATGATAAAGAAGGCTATGGAAAATTAAGTGAATGTGCGATTAATTATATAGGTGGAATTTTAGCTAATGCAAGAAGCGTTGCAGCTTTTACTAATCCAAGTTCAAATTCATACAAAAGAATAGTTCCAGGTTTTGAAGCACCTTGTATATTAACTTATTCTTGTCAAAATCGCTCAGCAAGTTGTCGCGTGCCTTATGGCATTAATGAAAAAAGCGCAAGGGTTGAGATAAGATTTCCTGATAGCACTTCTAACCCTTACCTAGCCTTTACAAGCTTGCTTATGGCAGGACTTGATGGTATTAAAAATAAAACCATACCGGTTGGCCCTATGGATGAGAATTTATTCGCACTAACTCTAGATGAAATTAGAGAAAAAGGTATAGAGCAATTACCACATACTTTAAGAGGATCATTAGAAGCTTTAATTCGCAAAAATGCTTTCTTAAAACCTGTGATGAGTGATGTGTTTATAGATGATTATCAACATATGAAATTTGAAACTCAAGTGTGGCCAGTTGAGGCTAGACCAACTGCATATGAGTTTAAAACTTGTTATTCTTGCTAA
- the purU gene encoding formyltetrahydrofolate deformylase, protein MKEYILKISCSDEKGLIYRISDVIFKYRINIIKNDEFVGENRFFFRAHLEGELDIKAFKGTLEAMLPDNAQIEITPKRKKDIIVLATKETHCLGELLIRQFSGEFNANIKAVIANYDTLKPLVDKFNIPFHAILAKDLSRQEHEEKILQCLKEYEFDYIVLAKYMRILSPFFVEHFEGKIINIHHSFLPAFIGANPYKQAYERGVKIIGATAHFVNNDLDEGPIITQDVIPVTHEYSWQAMQQAGRNVEKNVFSKALDLVFDDRIFIHKNKTIVF, encoded by the coding sequence ATGAAAGAATATATTTTAAAAATTTCATGTAGTGATGAAAAAGGATTGATTTATAGAATTTCAGATGTTATTTTTAAATATAGAATCAATATTATAAAAAATGATGAATTTGTTGGAGAAAATCGTTTTTTCTTTAGGGCGCATTTGGAAGGTGAGCTTGATATAAAAGCTTTTAAAGGTACGCTTGAAGCTATGCTTCCTGATAATGCGCAAATTGAGATTACACCTAAGAGAAAAAAAGATATTATTGTTTTAGCTACTAAAGAAACTCATTGTTTAGGGGAATTGCTTATTCGCCAATTTAGCGGGGAATTTAATGCAAATATAAAAGCAGTTATTGCAAATTATGATACTTTAAAACCTTTGGTGGATAAATTTAATATACCTTTTCATGCTATTTTAGCTAAGGATTTAAGCAGGCAGGAGCATGAAGAAAAAATTTTGCAATGCTTAAAAGAGTATGAGTTTGATTATATTGTTTTAGCAAAATATATGAGAATTTTATCGCCATTTTTTGTAGAGCATTTTGAAGGAAAGATTATTAATATCCATCATTCTTTTTTACCTGCATTTATAGGAGCTAATCCTTATAAACAAGCTTATGAAAGAGGAGTGAAGATTATAGGTGCAACAGCGCATTTTGTAAATAATGACTTAGATGAGGGACCAATCATTACTCAAGATGTAATCCCTGTAACACATGAGTATTCTTGGCAAGCTATGCAACAAGCTGGTCGTAATGTAGAGAAAAATGTATTTTCTAAGGCGCTAGATTTAGTTTTCGATGATAGAATTTTTATACACAAAAATAAAACAATAGTGTTTTAA
- the ciaD gene encoding effector protein CiaD, with protein sequence MNIEDLAKMAISEVNSELDNKKSKNDEFTPMVEEITQEKNINIQEDKIKKEINQVAQELIQELDDLEVKVKEDAIKVEALEEKEESIINNEEFFLKNLRERILVLFEGLKNTKDEHIEKRLDITITFLEFLLAKIEDRLKK encoded by the coding sequence ATGAATATAGAAGATTTAGCAAAAATGGCCATAAGTGAAGTTAATTCAGAACTAGATAATAAAAAAAGTAAAAATGATGAATTTACTCCTATGGTAGAGGAAATTACCCAAGAAAAAAATATTAATATCCAAGAAGATAAAATAAAAAAAGAGATTAATCAAGTTGCACAAGAATTGATCCAAGAATTAGATGATTTAGAGGTAAAAGTTAAAGAAGATGCTATTAAGGTTGAAGCTTTAGAGGAAAAAGAAGAAAGTATTATAAATAATGAAGAATTTTTCTTAAAAAATCTCAGAGAGCGTATTTTGGTTTTATTTGAAGGATTAAAAAATACTAAAGATGAGCATATAGAAAAAAGACTAGATATTACAATTACTTTTTTAGAGTTTTTACTTGCAAAAATTGAAGATAGACTTAAAAAATGA
- a CDS encoding MFS transporter, with translation MFAQISYKKFFWINILVVITLALNLRAPITSIGPMIEYIQEYYKINSALAGMLTTLPLIAFGLISFFVAYFSQIKALFFGLCLIVFGEFIRSYGGNIGLFSGVFLIGAGIAIANVLLPSFIKEKFAKNTYKIMGLYGSIIGLSSIAGVALSLPLLKFFDVPQSMFFWVILALIALIFYFPHLKNKRLLRPKKKNINKINLFLNLTAWKVTIVMGLQSFLSYSLFAWLSVMISEKGFGIDFGSNVLLLSQIIGMPVAFLLPIVLGKLRTHAKGFVIVILGFLYVLSFVLVFFCDVKLVLLLAAIFLGFASSGVFTISLLFIAIKSSTSFIAAKLSAMSQGIGYLIAAQAPWIIGMLHDSFGNFTLGFIVLIAVATILNIFVFLAYKAPVIK, from the coding sequence ATGTTTGCACAAATTTCATATAAAAAATTCTTTTGGATTAATATTTTAGTTGTAATTACTCTTGCTTTAAATTTAAGGGCACCTATAACCTCTATAGGTCCTATGATAGAATACATTCAAGAATATTATAAGATAAACTCAGCCTTAGCAGGAATGCTTACAACTTTACCTTTGATAGCCTTTGGGCTTATATCTTTTTTCGTGGCATATTTTTCGCAAATTAAAGCTTTGTTTTTTGGTTTGTGTTTAATTGTTTTTGGAGAGTTTATTAGAAGTTATGGGGGTAATATAGGTTTATTTTCTGGGGTTTTTCTAATTGGAGCAGGTATTGCGATAGCTAATGTTTTATTGCCTTCTTTTATTAAAGAGAAATTTGCAAAAAACACTTATAAAATTATGGGTTTATATGGATCGATTATAGGTTTATCTTCAATTGCTGGAGTGGCCTTATCGCTTCCTTTGCTTAAATTTTTTGATGTACCTCAATCTATGTTTTTTTGGGTTATATTAGCTTTGATTGCTTTGATTTTTTATTTTCCGCATTTGAAAAATAAAAGATTATTGCGTCCTAAAAAGAAAAACATCAATAAAATAAATCTTTTTTTGAATTTAACAGCTTGGAAAGTTACTATTGTAATGGGATTGCAAAGTTTTTTATCTTATAGTCTTTTTGCTTGGCTTAGTGTGATGATAAGTGAAAAAGGTTTTGGAATTGATTTTGGTTCTAATGTTTTATTACTTTCTCAAATCATAGGCATGCCTGTGGCATTTTTATTGCCTATTGTTTTAGGAAAACTAAGAACTCATGCTAAGGGTTTTGTTATTGTAATATTGGGTTTTTTATATGTTTTAAGTTTTGTTTTGGTGTTTTTTTGTGATGTAAAATTAGTATTGTTATTAGCAGCTATTTTCTTAGGTTTTGCATCTAGTGGGGTTTTTACAATTTCATTATTGTTTATTGCTATAAAAAGTTCAACTTCTTTTATAGCAGCTAAACTTTCTGCTATGTCACAAGGCATAGGGTATTTAATAGCAGCTCAAGCGCCTTGGATTATAGGTATGCTTCATGATAGTTTTGGAAATTTTACCCTAGGCTTTATCGTGCTTATTGCAGTAGCTACAATACTTAATATTTTTGTATTTTTAGCATATAAAGCTCCTGTGATTAAGTAA
- a CDS encoding chaperone NapD, translating to MNLSSVLILTKEEKVEKLKEQIQKTPCCSVELAQAEKIIVIIESENLDDELKAYKQLEQLDGVVSINMVFSYQDLDEEREKILKANFEANAFDENLKKDNIEYYGNVFRKY from the coding sequence ATGAATCTTTCTAGTGTGTTGATTTTAACTAAAGAAGAAAAAGTAGAAAAACTCAAAGAGCAAATTCAAAAAACACCTTGTTGTAGTGTGGAACTAGCTCAGGCTGAAAAAATTATAGTAATAATAGAAAGTGAAAATTTAGACGATGAACTAAAAGCATATAAACAATTAGAGCAGCTTGATGGGGTGGTGAGCATTAATATGGTTTTTTCTTATCAGGATTTAGACGAAGAAAGAGAAAAAATTTTAAAAGCAAATTTTGAAGCAAATGCTTTTGATGAGAATTTAAAAAAAGACAATATAGAATACTATGGCAATGTTTTTAGGAAATATTGA
- a CDS encoding WD40 repeat domain-containing protein, with protein MKKIFLILLMSVYVFSYELKLNSNLNVLKLIGNSLLIGLDNGEINQYSIQDKKLQKITQLDKIKNFYEENLSPRIYSIDYLNGAILILSEGDFGSKKLYVYKNKQLLSYDLVNDGVKKALFLDDNTILLALLGSNIELFDLKTKSVIKNFTFSNSSLSDVVLNETKTQLVAGFESGEIILFNVKKWQKIKSYKNIHKDNIYQLDFKNTVIASCSTDRKLGIVQNDQEKNIERNFLIYTCALNKNGSIAAFGDNEKNIIEIIDTKNLKSIKKFQNKDFLLEYLIFLNDHELISAGYEDKIIFWSIDESF; from the coding sequence ATGAAAAAAATATTTTTAATCTTACTAATGAGTGTATATGTATTTAGCTACGAGCTTAAACTTAATTCAAATTTAAATGTCTTGAAGCTCATTGGTAATAGTTTGCTTATAGGACTTGATAATGGAGAAATAAATCAATATTCCATTCAAGATAAAAAACTGCAAAAAATCACTCAACTAGATAAGATTAAAAATTTTTATGAAGAAAATCTTAGCCCTAGAATTTATAGTATTGATTACTTAAATGGGGCTATTTTGATTTTAAGTGAAGGTGATTTTGGAAGCAAAAAATTGTATGTTTATAAAAATAAACAACTTTTAAGCTATGATTTAGTTAATGATGGGGTAAAAAAGGCTTTGTTTTTAGATGATAATACTATTTTATTAGCCTTGCTAGGTTCTAATATAGAGCTTTTTGATCTAAAAACAAAAAGTGTTATAAAAAATTTTACTTTTTCTAATTCAAGCTTAAGTGATGTAGTTTTAAATGAAACAAAAACTCAATTAGTAGCAGGTTTTGAAAGTGGTGAAATAATACTTTTTAATGTGAAAAAGTGGCAAAAAATAAAAAGTTATAAAAATATTCATAAGGATAATATCTATCAACTTGATTTTAAAAACACAGTTATTGCAAGCTGTAGTACTGATAGAAAATTAGGTATAGTGCAAAATGATCAAGAAAAAAATATAGAAAGGAATTTTTTGATTTATACTTGTGCTTTAAATAAAAACGGCTCTATAGCGGCTTTTGGAGATAATGAAAAAAATATCATAGAAATTATAGATACTAAAAATTTAAAATCAATAAAAAAATTTCAAAATAAAGATTTTTTGCTAGAATATCTTATATTTTTAAATGATCACGAGCTTATTAGCGCAGGCTATGAGGATAAAATTATATTTTGGAGTATAGATGAATCTTTCTAG
- a CDS encoding nitrate reductase cytochrome c-type subunit: protein MKNKIFLSLAAAVLISACGLAVKSVDSKDIGLRKTSLESENVELLDAKYSQAMAGESVLIERSFENAPPLIPHTLEDMLPITKDNNICLSCHDQSVAKDVGATPLPKSHYYDFRKNKSTKDMISDARFNCTQCHVPQSDAKPLVGNSFEAKFKSEESKKKSNLLDVLNEGVK, encoded by the coding sequence ATGAAAAATAAAATCTTTTTATCCTTAGCAGCAGCTGTTTTGATAAGTGCTTGCGGACTTGCTGTTAAAAGTGTTGATTCAAAAGATATAGGTTTAAGAAAAACAAGTTTAGAAAGTGAAAATGTAGAATTATTGGATGCAAAATATTCTCAAGCAATGGCTGGAGAATCTGTTTTAATTGAGAGATCATTTGAAAATGCTCCGCCGTTAATCCCTCACACTTTAGAGGATATGCTTCCAATTACAAAAGATAATAATATTTGTTTAAGTTGTCATGATCAATCTGTTGCTAAAGATGTTGGTGCGACCCCGCTTCCTAAGAGCCATTATTATGATTTTAGAAAAAATAAATCTACTAAAGATATGATAAGTGATGCAAGGTTTAATTGTACGCAATGCCATGTGCCACAAAGTGATGCTAAACCTTTGGTAGGAAATAGCTTTGAAGCTAAATTTAAAAGCGAAGAATCAAAGAAAAAATCTAATCTTTTAGATGTTTTAAATGAAGGCGTAAAATAA
- the napH gene encoding quinol dehydrogenase ferredoxin subunit NapH produces the protein MKYLILRRIVQFSILTFFSFSVFDFILKGNLSSSVLFSSVPLSDPFAFIQLVLASLQVDLMALSGALIVFLFYAIFTGRAFCAWVCPVNIITDFAYFIRSKLGFNQARIFNVNKNLRYYVLAFVLIFSFLFSFPVFEEFSYIGIIQRGIIFGGVSWIFVALIVFCVDTFFSPRFTCSHFCPLGAFWALSSHFSLLKVRYSLQKCTKCYKCLGVCPEKQVLWMIGKENQDVKSGECIRCGKCIDVCGDDALGFSIINLRRENEK, from the coding sequence ATGAAATATCTTATTTTAAGAAGAATAGTGCAATTTTCTATTTTAACTTTTTTTTCTTTTAGTGTATTTGATTTTATATTAAAAGGAAATTTAAGTTCTTCGGTTTTATTTTCTTCTGTGCCATTAAGTGATCCTTTTGCATTTATTCAACTTGTGTTGGCAAGTTTGCAAGTAGATTTAATGGCCTTAAGTGGTGCTTTGATAGTATTTTTATTTTATGCTATTTTTACTGGAAGAGCGTTTTGTGCTTGGGTTTGTCCTGTAAATATCATTACTGATTTTGCTTATTTTATTAGAAGTAAATTAGGTTTTAATCAAGCAAGGATTTTTAATGTAAATAAAAATTTGCGTTATTATGTTTTGGCTTTTGTTTTGATTTTTTCTTTTCTTTTTTCCTTTCCTGTTTTTGAGGAATTTTCTTATATAGGAATAATCCAAAGAGGGATTATTTTCGGTGGTGTTTCTTGGATTTTTGTAGCTTTGATTGTCTTTTGCGTAGACACATTTTTTAGTCCAAGATTTACTTGCTCGCATTTTTGTCCTTTAGGAGCTTTTTGGGCTTTAAGTTCGCATTTTTCATTACTAAAAGTAAGATATAGCTTACAAAAATGCACCAAGTGCTATAAATGCCTTGGGGTATGTCCTGAAAAGCAAGTACTTTGGATGATAGGTAAAGAAAATCAAGATGTAAAATCAGGTGAGTGTATAAGATGTGGAAAATGTATTGATGTTTGCGGTGATGATGCTTTAGGTTTTAGTATAATAAATTTAAGGAGAGAAAATGAAAAATAA
- the napG gene encoding ferredoxin-type protein NapG — MNKRREFLAFAFKLLCIGSGSAFLASLAFSSNQEYFLRPPGVDDEKEFLSKCIRCGLCVKACPYDVLKLANLENSAKNGTPFFIARENPCRLCEDIPCIKDCPTNALDHKYLEQEDGIYKTKMGIAIIDSASCVAYWGIQCDACYRACPLIDKALKLETKRNERTAKHAFLLPVVDHEVCVGCGICEKACITQKAAIKVLPREFILGKAGDNYIKGWDEKDEKRLQDVNTDKNFNKNKAKDYLNDGELL, encoded by the coding sequence ATGAATAAGAGAAGAGAATTTTTAGCCTTTGCTTTTAAGCTTTTATGCATAGGAAGCGGAAGTGCATTTTTAGCAAGTTTAGCATTTAGCTCAAATCAGGAGTATTTTTTAAGACCTCCTGGGGTAGATGATGAAAAAGAATTTTTATCAAAATGCATACGATGTGGACTTTGCGTAAAAGCCTGTCCTTATGATGTTTTAAAGCTAGCAAATTTGGAAAATAGTGCTAAAAATGGCACACCTTTTTTTATAGCAAGAGAAAATCCTTGTAGGTTGTGTGAGGATATACCTTGTATTAAAGATTGTCCTACAAATGCACTAGATCATAAATATTTAGAGCAAGAAGATGGAATCTATAAAACAAAAATGGGTATAGCTATCATTGATAGTGCAAGTTGTGTGGCTTATTGGGGAATTCAATGTGATGCTTGTTATAGAGCTTGTCCTTTAATAGATAAGGCTTTAAAACTTGAAACAAAACGCAATGAAAGAACAGCAAAGCACGCATTTTTGCTTCCTGTGGTAGATCATGAAGTGTGTGTTGGATGTGGGATTTGCGAAAAAGCTTGTATAACACAAAAAGCAGCCATTAAAGTTTTACCTAGAGAATTTATTTTAGGAAAAGCTGGGGATAATTACATCAAAGGTTGGGATGAAAAAGATGAAAAACGTTTACAAGATGTAAACACAGATAAAAATTTCAATAAAAATAAGGCTAAAGATTATCTCAATGATGGAGAATTGCTATGA